A window of Argopecten irradians isolate NY chromosome 14, Ai_NY, whole genome shotgun sequence contains these coding sequences:
- the LOC138307531 gene encoding protein Wnt-11b-2-like, translating to MKMVLGQWINRLLLLFLVCADCGFSVKWLALYQSKQKPWPGNQNCSKSFGMVKRQIKICKQNLDLMGTVSHAALLTKDTCESQFSDRRWNCSSIRRTPRLTRDLVRGTREQAYLYAISSASLVHSVARACSIGVTTKCSCGALPNSPPDGEFKWGGCGDDVKFGLYLSESFTDASLSKRGKIKTSKKAQMNRHNNAAGRKIVSDSLTKACKCHGVSGSCSIKTCWKALPDFTSIGSILKRRYTTAVEVKRKRRKGVKTFLPLNPKISSITKDSLIYYTKSPDYCSPDPKTGSVGTAGRVCEKNGDGWGGCDTMCCGRGFKSFSIEITERCECKYYWCCYVKCKTCRKTLHLNTCR from the exons AGCCTTATATCAAAGTAAACAGAAACCATGGCCAGGGAACCAGAACTGTTCTAAATCATTCGGCATGGTGAAACGACAAATTAAAATATGCAAACAAAACCTCGATCTAATGGGCACTGTGTCGCATGCAGCTCTACTTACAAAAGACACTTGTGAATCCCAGTTCAGTGACCGGAGGTGGAACTGCTCATCGATCCGGAGGACACCTCGTCTTACACGTGACCTGGTCAGAG GTACCAGAGAGCAGGCATATCTATATGCTATATCATCCGCTTCGCTCGTGCATTCTGTTGCACGTGCGTGCAGTATAGGTGTGACTACAAAATGCAGTTGCGGGGCCCTCCCGAACAGCCCCCCTGACGGCGAGTTTAAGTGGGGAGGGTGTGGAGACGATGTGAAGTTTGGACTATATCTAAGTGAAAGCTTTACTGACGCGTCTTTGTCAAAACGAGgcaaaattaaaacatctaaaaagGCACAGATGAATCGTCATAACAATGCAGCAGGTCGGAAG ATTGTCTCAGATAGTCTAACTAAGGCTTGTAAATGCCATGGCGTGTCAGGATCCTGTTCGATAAAGACCTGTTGGAAGGCCCTTCCCGATTTTACATCCATTGGATCCATACTAAAACGTCGCTATACAACAGCGGTGGAGGTTAAAAGGAAGAGGCGGAAAGGGGTCAAAACGTTTCTGCCATTGAATCCGAAAATATCTTCGATAACTAAAGATTCCCTGATTTATTATACGAAATCACCTGATTATTGTAGTCCTGACCCGAAGACAGGGTCAGTGGGCACAGCAGGAAG GGTATGCGAGAAGAACGGAGACGGATGGGGCGGATGTGATACGATGTGCTGTGGCAGGGGATTTAAAAGTTTTTCTATAGAAATCACCGAACGCtgtgaatgtaaatattactgGTGTTGTTATGTCAAGTGCAAGACGTGTAGAAAAACGTTGCATTTGAATACGTGTCGATAG